In Pantoea agglomerans, the genomic stretch AATCATTTCAGCAGGCGCGCTTTTTCTTTGCTGGCCAACGCGTCAGGATAGTTGTCACAGCACAGATAGATTACGCCCTCAACAGGAGAAAAAGCGATGCCGCTACTGCAATTTGATGTGATACAGGGCCGTTCCGAAGCTGAACTGCGCACCCTGCTCGATGCGGCGCACCGCGCGGTGCTGACCGCCTTTCAGGTGCCGGCGCGTGACCGTTACCAGATTGTTCACGAAAACAAGGCGTGTAATATGTTTTTCCAGGATACCGGCCTCGGCTTTAGCCGCAGCGATAACCTGGTGATGGTACGCGTCTACACCAGCCCGCGCAGTGCGGAACAAAAGCAGCGCTTTATGGCAGAGCTGGCGCGCGAGCTGCGCGAAAGCAGCGGCGTGCAGGGCCACGATCTGATGATCAGCTTTATTACGAACGACAAAGGCGACTGGAGCTTCGCCGACGGCGAGGCGCAATACCTTACCGGTCGGCTTTGATTTACGGCTCTTTTTCACCGCAATCCGCGACGGCCACCCCGGCCGTCGCGCGCTTTTCCCTCTGAAAGATTACCCACTGCACAATTCGGGCGGCATATGTTGCAGCGCTATGACAGCCATTATAGATTGACGCAAACCTACCCTTACTCAATGCGGGCTGCGCAGGATGCGCTAACTCACTTCAAGAGAGGATTTGACGTTGTCCGAATGTGTCTCAGTGGCGCTGTTTCTGGCCGCCATTGCCGTTTACTCGTGGAAAGCCGGCCGCCATAAATTGTGGTTCTCCTTTGTGCTGCTTCTGCTGGTGCTGTTTGTCCTGCTGAACGCGACACTCTTTGCCAGCAACTACTTCACCGGCGATGGCATTAACGACGCGGTGCTCTACACCCTGACCAATAGCCTGACCGGCGCGGGCGTCAGTAAATATGTGGTGCCCGCTATCGGGCTGCTGCTGGTGCTCTTTTTGCTGATCTGCCTGCTGAGCTGGCTGCTGCGGCGCCATGAGCGGCCGCACCATCTCGGCTGGAGCCTGCTGGCGGTGGCCTGCGCCGCAGGATCGGTACAGACCACCCCGGCGTTTCGCCAGGTCGCCAGCCTGGTCGCCTCGCACACCCGGCTGGCCGACTCCGACTTCGACAGCTACTACAAAGTGCCGCAAAAGGTCATCAGCAACCCGCAGCTCAATCTGGTCTATATCTATGGCGAAAGCCTGGAGCGCACCTACTTTGACGAGCAGGTTTTCCCCGGCCTGGCGCCGGAGCTGAGTCAGGAAAAGGCGCAGAGCCTGGATTTCAGCGAGACCGTGCAGCTGCCCGGCACCGACTATACCATCGCGGGCATGGTGGCTTCGCAGTGCGGCATTCCGCTGTTCGCCCCTTTCGACGGTAACGCCTCTGCCGCGCTCTCCAGCTTCTATCCGCAAAACGTCTGCCTTGGCGATATTTTGAAAAACTCCGGCTATGAGAACTGGTTTATTCAGGGCGCGGATCTGCGCTTTGCCGGTAAAGACGTTTTTCTGACCTCGCACGGCTTCGATCCGGCCAATATGGTGGGATCGCAGCAGCTGAAAGATAGCGTCGCCGATCCAGCCTACCGCAACAACTGGGGCTACTACGACGATACGGTGATGGATGAGGTGTTTGAGAAATATGAGGCGCTGTCGCGTCAGCAGAAGCGCTTCGCCCTGTTCGCCCTGACCGTGGATACGCACCATCCCGACGGTTTTGTGTCGCGCAGCTGCCAGCGCAAAAGCTACAGCTACGAGGGCAAGCCTAACCAGTCCTTCAGCGCAGTGGCCTGCTCGCAGGAGCATGTGGCGCGGCTGATCGCCCGCATCAAGGCGTCGCCCTACTTTAAAAACACGGTGATCGTGGTGACCTCAGATCATCTGGCGATGAACAACACCGCCCATCCCTATTTGATCAAACAGCCGCGTCGCGATCTCTTTATGGTGATCCGCGGCGATCGGCCGCAGGCGGAGGTGATCGACCAGCCGCGCAGCACGCTGGATAACGGCGCGACGGTGCTCGATATCCTCGGCGGCGATAAAGCGATCGGCCTCGGCCGCAGCAGCCTCGCGGGAACAACGCTGACGGGCCAGTTCGCTGATTTTAAGTCCCATATCACCCGCTGGAAGGCGGATATTATTCAGCTGTGGAACTTCCCGAAAAAGCTCGATCGTTTCGTTATCGATACGGCGAAAAACAGCTTCAGCTTTTCCGGCGCCACCTTCCGGCTGCCGATCCTGTTCCGCGTCGCCGAAAACCACGTCGAGCCGCTGCCGGAGGGGGAATATGCCGCGCCGCTGCGCTACCAGCTGGCGGATTTTACCGCCAGCGAGAAGTTCGTCTGGGTCGATCGCTGCTTCCGTATGGCGCGGCTGTGGCAGCCTGAGCTGGCGCTCTCCACCGACTTCTGCGTGGCGATGGGACAGCTTGGCGGCCAGCCGAGCGTTGCGCGTATCGACAAAGCGCAGTGGAAAGGCCAGGCGCAGTTTCCGCAGAGCGTGCTGAGCACCGCCAACTACCAGCGCAATGAGGCGCTGCTGCGCGTTGAAGATAACGATATCCGCTACGATGCCGACCGCTTTCTGTTCGCCGTGCCGGGCGCGCCGGCCAGCGTGAAGCGCTTCAGCGGCATTTCGCGCTGGGAAAACTGGGGACGCTGGTCCAACGCCAACCTGGCACCGGCGGTCAGCATTGAATATGTCGATCCGCTGCCGGCGCGCTTTGATATGGTGATCACCGCGCGCGCCTTCGGGCCTAACGCGCACCGCCCGATTCCGGTGCGCGTCGGCGATAGCGAGCAGCTGCTGACGCTGGGCGAGGATCTCTCCACCACCACGCTGCACTTCACCAATCCGGCGGGCGAGCGTACGCTGACCATCGCGCCGCCGGAGCCGCAGCAGAGCAATCTGGGCAATATTACCGGCCAGGATCCGCGGCGGCTCGGCATCGGCATGGTGGATATCCGCATCGTGCCGCAGAGCTAGCTCAGGGCCGCTGGCGCAGCGCCTCCAGGGTTTCGCGCTGCTGCCCGTCGGCCCCGAAGTTATCCGCCGCCAGCCAGCGCAGGAAGCCCTGCTTCACCTGCGGCCATTCGCTGTCGACGATCGAGAACCAGTGGGTATCGCGCGTGCGGCCGCGGTAGACGATCGCCTGACGAAACGCCCCCTCATACTGAAAACCGAGCCGGGCGGCGGCGCGGCGCGAGGGGGCGTTCAGGCTGTCGCACTTCCACTCGTAGCGGCGATAGCCGAGCTGTTCGAAGGCGTAGCGCATCAGCAGAAAATGCGCCTCGGTCGCCTGGCGCGTACGCTTCAGCAGCGGCGAAAAGGCGACGTGCCCCACTTCAATTACGCCGTGCTCGGGCGCGATGCGCATCAGCGCCAGCGTGCCTGCCGCGCGTCCGCTCTCCAGATCGATCACCGCGAAGTGCAGCGGATCGCGGCTGCTTTCCATTTGCTGCGCATAGCTGAGCCACTGCGCCTCGTCGGCAAAGGGCCCGGCGAACAGATAGGTCCAGTCGCGGCCATCTTGCGCCAGCGCATAGGCGGCGCGCAGCGCCTCGCCGTGCTGCGCCACGCTGAGCGGCTCAAGACGACAGTAGCGGCCCTCCAGCGTCTCGCGCTGCGGCAGCGGACGCGGCTGCCAGTCCGTTAACGGCAGGCCGACCGGCTGACCATATTCATTGGTGGTGTGCGGCATAGCATCTCCTTGTGGCAATCGCCTGAGTGGTGGTCACCTGAGCGTGCCGCTTTTCTGGTAGGCTAAAAAGCTCCACGGCTTAAAAGAATGATGGATCCACGCATGCCTGACCGCTGTTCGCCCTCCCCCATCCAGCTGCTCTCGGCGCCGCTCGCGCTGCGCGGCGGTGAAACCCTGCAGCAGCAGCTCTGCCTGCGCGTGAAGCGCGCTATCCTTGCGGGTCAGCTTCCGGCGGGCACGCGCCTGCCCGCGACGCGCCAGCTGGCGCAGGATCTTCAGGTGTCGCGCAATACGGTGATAAACGCCTGGACGCAGCTGCAGGCGGAAGGCTATCTGATCAGCGATCGCCAGGGCAGCCGCGTCAGTCCGATTGCCCTGCCCGCGCCCGCCGCGGTCGACACCGGCAGCCAGGCGCCGGTGGCCGACCGCGTGGCGCTGCTGCACTCCGGCCATCGCTACAGCAGCGAAGAGATGCCGCTGCGCGCCGGCGTGCCTGCGCTGACCCATTTCCCCTTCGCCGCCTGGCGACGCGCGCTTAACCGCGTGCTGAACGACACGCCGCAGCGCCTGCTGGGCTATGGCGATCCGCTGGGCGAGATGGCGCTGCGTGAAGCGCTGGCGCAGCATCTCAGCCTGACGCGCGGCGTGCGCTGCCAGCCGCAGCAGATCGTGATCACCGAGGGGGCGCAGCAGGCGCTGTCGCTCTGCGTCACCCTGCTCAGCAACCCCGGCGATATCGGCTGGGTAGAGGATCCCGGCTATCGCGGCGCGAAATCCGCCATGCTGGCCGGCAATCTGCGCGTGCAGGCGGTGGCGGTGGATGAGCAGGGACTGGCGCCTGACGCCCGGCTGTGGCAGAGCGCTCCGCCGCGCCTGATCTTCTGTTCGCCAACCCATCAGTACCCTACCGGGGCGGTGATGAGCGCGGCGCGACGGCTGGCGCTGCTCGCCCAGGCACAGGCGCATCAGGCGTGGATTATCGAGGATGACTACGACGGCGATTTTCGCTACGTCGGCGAGCCGATCGGCGCGATGCAGGGCATGACGCCCGGCGCGCCGGTGATCTATGTCGGCTCGTTCAGCAAAACGCTGTTTCCGGCGCTGCGGCTGGGCTTTATGGTGCTGCCTGCGACGCTGGCGGTGCCGCTGCGCCCGGCGCTGCACGAGCTGCTGCGCGGCGGCAACCGCCTTGAACAACAGGCGCTGGCCGCCTTTATCGCCAGCGGCGACTTTATGCGTCATCTCAGCAAGATGCGTCGGCTTTACCGTCAGCGGCAGCAGACGCTGCGGCAGGCGCTGCAGGAGACGCTGGGTGAGAGGGTCCCGCTGCTGGGCGGGGAGTGCGGCATGCATCTGGTGCTGCGGCTGGCGGATGAGATCGACGACGCGGCGCTGGCGGCGCAGCTGTGGCAGGCGGGCTACGCGCCCGCCGCGCTCTCCAGCTACTGCGGGGAGAAGGCGCCGCTGCGCGGGCTGGTGCTGGGCTACGGCAACACCAGCGGCACCCAGCTTAAAGCGGGCGTGCGGCAGATCCATCGCCTGCTGGCGCGCTGAGTCCAGCCCGCTGTACTGCCAGCGCGGCGCATCTCACACTCTGCGCGTCGCGCGCGCAACCACGCTCTCCTGACCTGGGTTCTTTGAAGCGGCTCACGTTTCCCGCTCGCTGATTTACCAACACTGCCTCCAGATAATCAGACTGGAGTCCAGCATGCTGGAAATAACCCCTGTACCCGCACTTACCCGCGGCATCGCCATCCTCAACTTTATCGCCCAGCATGGCCCATGCAGCGCGGCCGAGATTATCGACGGCCTGACGCTGCCAAAGAGCAGCGCCTATCTGCTGCTGGCCGAGCTAAAGAAGCAGCGCCTTATCACGGTGGATCGCCACGATCGCTACCGCCTGTGGACACGGCTGGTGGAGTTTGCCGGGCATGCGCTGGAGAAGATGGATCTCCGCGAGATCGCCCGTCCGCGCCTGACGCGGCTGATGCAGGAGAGCAACCTGCTTTGTCATCTCGGCATTATCGATGGCGGGCACGCCTGCTACATCCTGAAGCTGGAGTCTCCCGCCACCATCAGCGTGCGATCCCATGAGGGCAAAAGCCTGTCGCTGCACCGCTCCGGTATCGGTAAATGCCTGCTCGCCTGGCAGCCCGCCGAGGAGCAGGCGCAGATCATTAGCCAGCTGCGCTTTGTCGCCGTTACGCCAACCTCCATTCGCAGCGCAGAGGCGCTGCTTACCGAACTGGCGCGCATCCGGCGCCAGGGCTGGAGCTTCGATAACGGGGAGGATTATCCCGACGTACGCTGCGTCGCCGCGCCGATCTTCGACGCCCGTCGCCAGTTAGTTGCCGCTATTTCGCTGGTCGGCACGCGGCTGCAGATCGATGACGACAACCGCGACTATCTGGCTGGCCGGGCGCTGGCCTGCGCGCGCGATATCTCTTACGCCCTGGGCTGGCGCAGCCCGGCGGAATCTTTCGCTTCTTAATCAGGAGAATGCTATGAGCTTGCCAAAAATCAAAACCGTCCGCGCCTGGTTTACCGGCGGCGCCACCGCAGAGAAAGCCGCGGCGGGCGCTGACTATCACGACCAGGCGGGCGGCCACTGGATCGACGATCATATCGCCACGCCAATGAGCAAATACCCGGCCTATGAGCAGTCGCGCCAGTCGTTCGGCATTAACGTGCTGGGCACGCTGGTAGTGGAAATCGAGGCTGATAATGGCCAGACCGGCTTCGCTATCTCTACCGGCGGTGAGATGGGCTGCTTTATCGTGGAAAAACATCTGAACCGCTTTATTGAGGGGCGCTGCGTTAGCGATATCAGGCTGATTCACGATCAGATGATGAACGCGACGATGTTCTACGCCGGCTCCGGCGGCATAGTGATGAATACCCTTTCCTGCGTCGACCTGGCGCTGTGGGATCTCTTCGGCAAGGTGACGCAACTGCCGGTCTATCAGCTGCTGGGCGGCGCAGTGCGCGACGAGCTGCAGTTCTACGCCACCGGCGCGCGGCCCGATCTGGCGCAGGAGATGGGCTTTATCGGCGGCAAGCTGGCGGTGCAGTGGGGGCCGCACGACGGCGACGCGGGCATCCGCAAAGAGGTGGCGCGTATCGCCCACTATCGCGAAGCCTGCGGTCCCGACTTCTGGCTGATGCTCGACTGCTGGATGAGTCAGGACGTTAACTTTGCCACCAGACTGGCGCACGCCTGCGCCCCCTACAACCTTAAGTGGCTGGAAGAGTGTTTGCCGCCGCAGCAGTACGAAGGCTACAGGCAGCTGAAACGCCAGGCGCCGCCGGGCATGCTGATCGCCAGCGGGGAACATCACGGCACGCTCAGCTCGTTCCGCACCCTGGCGGATACCGGCATCGATATCCTGCAGCCCGACGTCGGCTGGTGCGGCGGGCTGACCACGCTGGTCGAGATCGCCGCGCTGGCGAAATCGCGCGGCCAGCTGGTGGTGCCGCACGGCTCGTCGGTCTACTCGCACCACGCGGTCATCACTTTTACCAATAGTCCGTTCAGCGAGTTTCTGATGACCAGCCCGGACTGCAGCACGCTGCGCCCGCAGTTCGATCCGCTGCTGATCGACGAGCCGGTGCCGACGCGCGGCCGCCTGCACAAGTCGGTGCTCGACAAACCCGGTTTCGGCGTCGAACTCAATCGCGACGGCCTGAAACGCCCCTATACCCACTAATAATGCAGGCCGCGCGCTGCCCCTGTCGGGAGGATCGATAAGATGAACAGTCTTGTACAGCAGGCGGTGCGCAAAAACCGCGCCCGCCTGATCCCCTTTATGCTGATGCTCTACGTGCTGGCGTTTCTCGACCGCGCCAATATTGGCTTCGCAAAACAGGCCTACCAGCTGGATACCGGCCTGAGCAACGAGGCGTACGCGCTGGGGGCGGGCATCTTCTTTGTGGTCTATGCCCTGTTCGGCGTGCCCGCCAATCTGCTGATGCGCCGCTTCGGCGCACGCAGCTGGATCGGCGGCACAACGCTGCTGTGGGGGTTGCTCTCCGCGGCGATGGCCTTTGCCGATAGCGAGGCGAAATTCTTGCTGGTGCGCACGCTGCTCGGCGCGGCGGAGGCGGGCTTTTTCCCCGGCATGATCTACCTCACCTCCCAGTGGTTTCCGCAGCAGCAGCGCGCCAGCGTGATGGGGCTGTTCTATATGGGCGCGCCGCTGGCGCTGACCTTTGGCTCGCCGCTTTCTGGCGCCCTGCTGGAGATGCACGGCTTTCTCGGCCATCCGGGCTGGTTCTGGATGTTTATGATTGAGGGGCTGATGGCGGTGGCCGCCGGGCTGTTTACCTTTGCCTGGCTCGATAACAGCCCGGCGCAGGCGCGTTTTCTCAGCGGCGAGGAGAAAGCGGCGCTTCAGCAGCAGCTGGCGAGCGAGGAGCAGCAAAAGCCCACCTCGCGGCTGCGCGACGCCCTGCGCCAGGGACGCGTCTGGCATCTGGCATTGATCTACATGACCATCCAGATTGCGGTCTATGGCCTGATCTTCTTTTTACCCTCGCAGGTCGCTGCGCTGCTGGGCACCAAAGTCGGCTTTGTCGCGTCGCTGGTGGCCGCTATTCCCTGGATCGCCGCGCTGTTTGGCACCTGGCTGATCCCCCGCTATGCCGATCGCCGCGGTGAACGTCGCCCGATCGCCGCGGTAACGCTGCTGGCCGCCGCCGCGGGTATCGGCATCTCGGGCCTGGTGTCGCCGGTGCTGGCGATCGTGGCGCTGAGCGTGGCGGCCATCGGCTTTATCGCCGTGCAGCCGGTGTTCTGGACTATGCCGACGCAGCTGCTTTCCGGCAGCGCACTGGCGGCCGGTATCGGTTTCGTCAATCTGTTCGGCGCGGTGGGCGGCTTTCTGGCGCCGCTGATCCGCGTCAACGCCGAATCGCTGTTTAACAGCGGTAGCGCCGGGCTGCTGGTGCTTGCCGCTATCGCCGCCACAGGCGCGCTGATGATTTTCGGCCTGACCCCTGACTCTCGCACTGCGCTGGCATCGCCAGCTAAACATTAACTCTGGAGGCACCATGCAGGATCCCTTACCTAACCCGTTTAAAGCCGGTCTGGCACGCGGCGAAACCCAGCTCGGCCTCTGGCTAAGCAGCACCTCCTCCTATCTGGCTGAGATCGCCGCCACCAGCGGCTATGACTGGCTGCTGATCGACGGCGAGCATGCGCCAAATACGGTGCAGGATCTCTATCACCAGCTACAGGCGATTGCGCCCTACCGCAGCCAGCCGGTCATCCGGCCGGTAGAATTTCAGCAGGCGTTAATTAAACAGGTTCTTGATATCGGCGCACGTACGCTGCTGGTGCCGATGATCGATAGCGCTGAGCAGGCGCGGGCGCTGGTGGCGGCGACGCGCTATCCGCCCGTCGGCACGCGCGGCGTCGGGGCTGCCGTGGCGCGGGCGGCGCGCTGGGGACGAGTAGAAAACTATATGGCGCGCGCCGATGAGGAGCTTTGCCTGCTGATCCAGGCGGAGAGCAAAACCGCAATTGATAATCTCGATGCGCTGCTGGAGGTGGAAGGCGTCGACGGTATCTTTATCGGCCCGGCGGATCTCTCCGCCTCGCTGGGCTATCCCGACAACGCCGCCCATCCCGAGGTACAGCAGGTGATTGAGCAAAGCATTCGCCGCATCCGCAAGGCGGGCAAAGCCGCCGGTTTCCTGGCGGTCGATCAGGATATGGCGCAGCGGGCGATAAGCTGGGGCGCGAACTTTATCGCCATCGGCGTTGACACCATGCTCTATACCGACGCGCTGGACCAGCGGCTGGCGCTGTTTCGCCAGCAGGCCACAGGCGCGCCGCGCGCCAGCTACTGAGCGGGCGCGGCGATAGACTGCCGCAGGATAAGCTCGGCGCCGAAAGCGGGCAGCGGGCCGATGCGCTCGCCGCGAATGTCGGCGATCAGGCGGCGCGCCGCCTCGCGGCCCATCTCATAAACCGGCTGCGCCACCACCGTCAGCGGCGGCGCAACAATTTCGCTCCAGGGAAAGTTGTCATACATGATGAAAGAGAGATCCTGCGGAATGCGCAGCCCGCGCTGCGCCACGGCGCGCAGCAGCGACATGGCGACCAGGCTGTCCGACGCGATCAGCGCGGTCGGCGGCGCGCTGCGCTGCCACAGCGATTCGACGATACGCGCGATCTGCGCATCGCTGCCGGCGTTGGCCTGGATCAGCGAGGTATCGCAGGTCCGACCGGCCGCGGCAAAAGCCTCCATCATGCCGCCCACACGCTGCGCCACCGGCGTCAGGCCAAAGTCCGAGGCGTCGCGGTAGGCATCCTCCAGCTCCATGCTGGTGATATAGGCGATGCGCTCATGTCCGGCCGCCAGCAGCCGCTGCGTCGCCTCGCGCGCCACGGCGGTGAAATCGCAGCAGATCGCCTCTACGTTAAGATCGATAACCGCACGATCGAACAGCCTGAGCGCGCGTCCCTCCTCCAGCACCTGCAGCAGATGATCATTTTTGTCGCGCGCCGAGTGGCTGGGCGCGACGATGATGCCGTCGACCCGCTTCTCCAGCATCACGCGTACCGCATCCTGCTCCGCCTGCAGCTTTTCATCGCTGTTGCCCAGCAGCAGGTGAAAGCCCGCCTGGCGCGCCACGTCGGCCATGCCGCGCAGCGCCAGCCCGAAGTGCGGGTTCTCGATATCGCCGACGATCACGCCGATGGTGTTGGATCGGCCGGTATTCATGGTGCGCGCCACCTCGTTGGGCCGATAGCCCAGCGCTGCCGCGGCCTGGTTGACTCGGGTCTGGACCTCTTCGCTGACGGCGCCGTAGCCGCCGAGCGCCCTTGCCGCCTGCGCTTTCGATACGCTGGCCGCCCGGGCGACGTCGGCGACGGTGGGCGCTTTAATGCGTGCTTTCTGATTGGTCATAATTAATTCGAATCACAGGTTGATGACAGGAAGATTGACGGCGAAAAAATGCTGTGCTTAAACTCATTCTAACGCCTTGAGACCGGTCTCACAACAACTGTCCTCTTGTCGTAATTTGCGTTGAGACCGGTCTCATATACCAACTATTACCGGCTCAGCTGTCTCTGATGTTTAACCTGCAAAAACGGATGAGCTATGAAATCGCCAATTCACCTGAGCGCCCTCTGTGGCGCAGCAATCGCACTCTGTTCTTTCTCTTTCAGCACGCTGGCGGCCAGCAACGACAACCCCTGGGGGCTGCTGGAGCCGGGTCACCTGCGCGTCGCCAGCGTGGGTGACTCCAAACCCTATACCTTCACCGACGCCAGCGGCCAGTTCACCGGCTTCGACGTGGAGTTCTTTAAAAACGTGGCGCACCGCATGGGCATCGAGCAGGTGGATTTCGTCGGACAGGACTTCTCCGCGATCCTGCCCGCCGTCGCCAACGGTCAGTTTGACGCCGCCGTTGCCGCTATCGGTATTACCCCGGCGCGCGAAAAAACGGTGGATTTCTCCACCGGCTATCTGGCGGGCTACCTGACGGTGCTGACGCGCAGCGACAGCGGCGTGAAGAACGTCGAGACGCTGGCGAAACGCCGTCTTGGGGTGATTCAGGGCACGCTGCAGGAGAGCTACGCGGTGGAGCACTTCACCCAGAGCGACGTGGTGCGCTTCCCCGACAATAACGCCGCCGTCTCGGCGCTGAACAACGGCACGCTGGATGCGGTTTTCCTCGACTATGAGGCGGCGAAAAGCTACGCCGCGCGCTTCAGGCTGGTCTCCGCCGCCGATATTCCGTCATTCGATGCCCCGGCGGGCGTCGCCATCGCCAAAAACAAACCGGCGTTCAAGGCCGCGCTCGACAACGCCATCAAGGCCGCCATGCAGGACGGCACCTGGAAACAGCTTTATCAGAAGTGGTTTCCCGGCTCGCCGATGCCCAAAGAGTACCTGCCTGGCGGCCAGTAATATGTGAACGCTGCGCGTTCGGCTTTTTACCGGTGACGGGTTCGCCCGTCACGCGTACTGATGGAGTACGGCGATGGATCTTCTGACAATGCTTTCCCGCACCTTCTTTGACTTCGACTCAATGAAGGAAGTACTGCCGCAGCTGCTGGCGACCGGGCTGGTCAATACCCTGATCATCTCGATCGCCTCTACGCTGCTCGGCACGCTGTTCGGCCTGCTGCTGGCGCTGATGGGCATTTCGCCGTCGCGCTGGCTGCGGCTGCCCGCGCGGCTCTATACCGACCTGTTTCGCGGCCTGCCGTCGATTCTGACCATCCTGCTGATTGGTCAGGGCCTGGCGCGTTTCAGCTACCAGCTGTTCGGTCCGACGCCCTACCCGCTCGGCATCTTCGCCCTTAGCCTGATCGCCAGCGCCTATATGGGCGAGATTTTCCGCGCGGGCATTCAGAGCGTAGAGCGCGGGCAGATGGAGGCGTGCCGCGCGCTCGGCATGAGCTACGGCCGCGCCATGCGCCAGGTGGTGATCCCGCAGGGTATCCGCCGCGTGCTGCCCGCTATCGTTAACCAGTTTATCGCCATCATCAAAGACTCTTCGCTGGTCTACCTGCTTGGCCTGATGACCGGCCAGCGCGAGCTGTTTCGCGTCGGTCAGGACGCAGCGGTGCTGACCGGCAACCTGTCGCCGCTGATGCTGGCTGGCCTGTTCTACCTGATGATCACCGTGCCGCTGACCCACGCGGTAAACGTTATCGACGTGCGCTACCGC encodes the following:
- a CDS encoding MFS transporter, with the translated sequence MNSLVQQAVRKNRARLIPFMLMLYVLAFLDRANIGFAKQAYQLDTGLSNEAYALGAGIFFVVYALFGVPANLLMRRFGARSWIGGTTLLWGLLSAAMAFADSEAKFLLVRTLLGAAEAGFFPGMIYLTSQWFPQQQRASVMGLFYMGAPLALTFGSPLSGALLEMHGFLGHPGWFWMFMIEGLMAVAAGLFTFAWLDNSPAQARFLSGEEKAALQQQLASEEQQKPTSRLRDALRQGRVWHLALIYMTIQIAVYGLIFFLPSQVAALLGTKVGFVASLVAAIPWIAALFGTWLIPRYADRRGERRPIAAVTLLAAAAGIGISGLVSPVLAIVALSVAAIGFIAVQPVFWTMPTQLLSGSALAAGIGFVNLFGAVGGFLAPLIRVNAESLFNSGSAGLLVLAAIAATGALMIFGLTPDSRTALASPAKH
- a CDS encoding GNAT family N-acetyltransferase, whose protein sequence is MPHTTNEYGQPVGLPLTDWQPRPLPQRETLEGRYCRLEPLSVAQHGEALRAAYALAQDGRDWTYLFAGPFADEAQWLSYAQQMESSRDPLHFAVIDLESGRAAGTLALMRIAPEHGVIEVGHVAFSPLLKRTRQATEAHFLLMRYAFEQLGYRRYEWKCDSLNAPSRRAAARLGFQYEGAFRQAIVYRGRTRDTHWFSIVDSEWPQVKQGFLRWLAADNFGADGQQRETLEALRQRP
- the yfaU gene encoding 2-keto-3-deoxy-L-rhamnonate aldolase, translating into MQDPLPNPFKAGLARGETQLGLWLSSTSSYLAEIAATSGYDWLLIDGEHAPNTVQDLYHQLQAIAPYRSQPVIRPVEFQQALIKQVLDIGARTLLVPMIDSAEQARALVAATRYPPVGTRGVGAAVARAARWGRVENYMARADEELCLLIQAESKTAIDNLDALLEVEGVDGIFIGPADLSASLGYPDNAAHPEVQQVIEQSIRRIRKAGKAAGFLAVDQDMAQRAISWGANFIAIGVDTMLYTDALDQRLALFRQQATGAPRASY
- a CDS encoding tautomerase family protein, giving the protein MPLLQFDVIQGRSEAELRTLLDAAHRAVLTAFQVPARDRYQIVHENKACNMFFQDTGLGFSRSDNLVMVRVYTSPRSAEQKQRFMAELARELRESSGVQGHDLMISFITNDKGDWSFADGEAQYLTGRL
- a CDS encoding IclR family transcriptional regulator, which codes for MLEITPVPALTRGIAILNFIAQHGPCSAAEIIDGLTLPKSSAYLLLAELKKQRLITVDRHDRYRLWTRLVEFAGHALEKMDLREIARPRLTRLMQESNLLCHLGIIDGGHACYILKLESPATISVRSHEGKSLSLHRSGIGKCLLAWQPAEEQAQIISQLRFVAVTPTSIRSAEALLTELARIRRQGWSFDNGEDYPDVRCVAAPIFDARRQLVAAISLVGTRLQIDDDNRDYLAGRALACARDISYALGWRSPAESFAS
- the rhmD gene encoding L-rhamnonate dehydratase — translated: MSLPKIKTVRAWFTGGATAEKAAAGADYHDQAGGHWIDDHIATPMSKYPAYEQSRQSFGINVLGTLVVEIEADNGQTGFAISTGGEMGCFIVEKHLNRFIEGRCVSDIRLIHDQMMNATMFYAGSGGIVMNTLSCVDLALWDLFGKVTQLPVYQLLGGAVRDELQFYATGARPDLAQEMGFIGGKLAVQWGPHDGDAGIRKEVARIAHYREACGPDFWLMLDCWMSQDVNFATRLAHACAPYNLKWLEECLPPQQYEGYRQLKRQAPPGMLIASGEHHGTLSSFRTLADTGIDILQPDVGWCGGLTTLVEIAALAKSRGQLVVPHGSSVYSHHAVITFTNSPFSEFLMTSPDCSTLRPQFDPLLIDEPVPTRGRLHKSVLDKPGFGVELNRDGLKRPYTH
- the opgB gene encoding phosphatidylglycerol--membrane-oligosaccharide glycerophosphotransferase, with the translated sequence MSECVSVALFLAAIAVYSWKAGRHKLWFSFVLLLLVLFVLLNATLFASNYFTGDGINDAVLYTLTNSLTGAGVSKYVVPAIGLLLVLFLLICLLSWLLRRHERPHHLGWSLLAVACAAGSVQTTPAFRQVASLVASHTRLADSDFDSYYKVPQKVISNPQLNLVYIYGESLERTYFDEQVFPGLAPELSQEKAQSLDFSETVQLPGTDYTIAGMVASQCGIPLFAPFDGNASAALSSFYPQNVCLGDILKNSGYENWFIQGADLRFAGKDVFLTSHGFDPANMVGSQQLKDSVADPAYRNNWGYYDDTVMDEVFEKYEALSRQQKRFALFALTVDTHHPDGFVSRSCQRKSYSYEGKPNQSFSAVACSQEHVARLIARIKASPYFKNTVIVVTSDHLAMNNTAHPYLIKQPRRDLFMVIRGDRPQAEVIDQPRSTLDNGATVLDILGGDKAIGLGRSSLAGTTLTGQFADFKSHITRWKADIIQLWNFPKKLDRFVIDTAKNSFSFSGATFRLPILFRVAENHVEPLPEGEYAAPLRYQLADFTASEKFVWVDRCFRMARLWQPELALSTDFCVAMGQLGGQPSVARIDKAQWKGQAQFPQSVLSTANYQRNEALLRVEDNDIRYDADRFLFAVPGAPASVKRFSGISRWENWGRWSNANLAPAVSIEYVDPLPARFDMVITARAFGPNAHRPIPVRVGDSEQLLTLGEDLSTTTLHFTNPAGERTLTIAPPEPQQSNLGNITGQDPRRLGIGMVDIRIVPQS
- a CDS encoding PLP-dependent aminotransferase family protein; this translates as MPDRCSPSPIQLLSAPLALRGGETLQQQLCLRVKRAILAGQLPAGTRLPATRQLAQDLQVSRNTVINAWTQLQAEGYLISDRQGSRVSPIALPAPAAVDTGSQAPVADRVALLHSGHRYSSEEMPLRAGVPALTHFPFAAWRRALNRVLNDTPQRLLGYGDPLGEMALREALAQHLSLTRGVRCQPQQIVITEGAQQALSLCVTLLSNPGDIGWVEDPGYRGAKSAMLAGNLRVQAVAVDEQGLAPDARLWQSAPPRLIFCSPTHQYPTGAVMSAARRLALLAQAQAHQAWIIEDDYDGDFRYVGEPIGAMQGMTPGAPVIYVGSFSKTLFPALRLGFMVLPATLAVPLRPALHELLRGGNRLEQQALAAFIASGDFMRHLSKMRRLYRQRQQTLRQALQETLGERVPLLGGECGMHLVLRLADEIDDAALAAQLWQAGYAPAALSSYCGEKAPLRGLVLGYGNTSGTQLKAGVRQIHRLLAR